A region of the Gemmatimonadota bacterium genome:
CATCCGACAATTATGGATCGGGTAGAAGGCATCCTCGGTCCGGATATTGTGCTCTGGCAATCCAACTTTTTTAACAAACCCCCCGGTGCCAAAGAAATTCCCTGGCATCAGGATATGAATTTCTGGTCCACCGAAATAGAACCGGGTATCAATGTCTCCGCCTGGTTAGCCATTGACGATACCGATGTCAGCAACAGTTGCGTACAACTCATGCCGGGGTCGCACCGAAAGATGATTCCGCACATTAAAGCCACACCCGAACAGGCTTTTCGCCAACAGGGCGACCCCGATCACATCGGTGTTGACCCGGATCGCGTTGTGAAGATGAAAATGAAAGCCGGACAATTCTTTCTCTTTACCGAGCGCATGCTCCACTACTCAGCGGCAAATACGTCTGATCGCCGACGCCTGGGATTGGCGATACGCATTACCATTCCGATTGTGCGCTGTTACAAAAGGTATCACCTTCATCTGGTGCGCGGTGAGGATCGGATGGGGTTTAATGTGTATGGAGATGCGCCTGAATGATCGGGGTTACTGAAGGACAAAAAAGGGAGGTTTACATGTTGAACAGCAGATTGTGGTTGTTTTGTATCCTACTTTTTGGGGTCGTTGTGATTGCGTCTGATAAAGTCGTGTCTGGTGATGAACCATCCGAGCAAGTCACACTTGAACAACTATCCCGCGAGGTAGATGAGTTATCCCGCAAGGTTGAACAGCTATCCCGTAAGGTGGATGAGTTATCCCGCAAGGTTGAACAACCATCCGAGCAAGTCGCGTCTGGTCAATCATCTCAAAAGGTGAAGATTAGAGGCGTTGAAATTCAATTTCTGGCGACGGGAAAGACTTATGCGCCCTGGAATGGACAAGTGAAGCTATTTGAAGGGTTCGCCGGTGTCAGACATGAAGAGATTGGACGGATGTTTGTTAAAGTGAATGCTGGGTTAGACCCGCTTGATGTCGTGGAAGCAATACGAGAGGAAGCAAAAAAGAAGGGTGCTAATGGGGTTATTCTTGATTCAAGTTTGGGGGCAATGCAGCAAAAGTTGAGTCTTGGATCTCTCGCTGGTATGGGTGTAGATATGACGGTGAAAGTAATACGAGTTTTTGAATAAGGGAAAAAAGGTTGCGTCTCACTGCTAAGAAACACATACTCTGCAATAGTTGCTCTGGTGATGTGTGCTACTGCTGACGTGATTAGAACGACAGACTGAGCCCATGCTTGATATCCCACGCCATCCAAATAAAGACATTCGCGAAGCAATCTTATACGCTGTATCAAGAGGATGGCGTATTGAGAAGGCCGGACCACGAGCACATATTTGGGGTCGTGCGCTTTGTCCAGAACAGAGTCGAGCCGGACATATTTTTAATATTTACTCTACCCCCAGGAATCCGACTATCCATGCTCGTAAATTTCAAAGATACGTAGATGACTGTACACATACACTCAGGAGATGAAGACAATGAGAGTCTATGAATTTATGCTTACGCTTGCGACTGAGCCTGATCTGGATACAACTGATCGGCTCTATGGATATTTTGGTGAGGAGGGGGCAGCATCTGAAAGTGTCCAGGACTTTACACTCGTTATACAATCTGGAACACCGATTGTGAATTGTACCGTAGAAGCTACATCGTTTGAGGCAGCACTGGAATCGGTGTTGCCAAAATTGCGTGAGGAAGGTCTTCAGGTCGTGCGCGTGGAGGTTGACGAGGTGGGACTGGCACTTCTTCAAGAGGCGATATAATGGCTTAGATGCTTATCTCTCACCGATGAGATTTGGTTCGCAAATTTCAGATTATATGTATAGAAAATAAGAAATATATTCTATTTATGTTATTATTTTTTTTGAAGATAGTTGACAAAGGCACTCG
Encoded here:
- a CDS encoding phytanoyl-CoA dioxygenase family protein, which produces MSYRLTPEDVRFFHDEGYLGPYTMHSPEEMDRIRPVVEREIFEAEGPFHVNRQKARHLDSRTIYDLCTHPTIMDRVEGILGPDIVLWQSNFFNKPPGAKEIPWHQDMNFWSTEIEPGINVSAWLAIDDTDVSNSCVQLMPGSHRKMIPHIKATPEQAFRQQGDPDHIGVDPDRVVKMKMKAGQFFLFTERMLHYSAANTSDRRRLGLAIRITIPIVRCYKRYHLHLVRGEDRMGFNVYGDAPE